From the genome of Rarobacter incanus, one region includes:
- the zwf gene encoding glucose-6-phosphate dehydrogenase — MSRPAKVSPDHNPLRDPRDLRLPRIAGPCGLVIFGVTGDLARKKLMPAVYDLANRGLLPPGFALTGFARREWEDQDFAEVVHEAVKQYARTPFRESTWKQLAEGIRFVQGTFDDPAAFERLSETVHELDRDRGTRGNHAFYLSVPPGSFPLVCKQLAASGLSKSPQDAWRRVIIEKPFGHDLESSRELNDVVSEVFTPDSVFRIDHYLGKETVQNLLALRFANQLYEPIWNAHYVDHVQITMAEDIGIGGRAGYYDGIGAARDVIQNHLLQLLALTAMEEPVSFDAEALVAEKLKVLSAVRLPRDLSRHTARGQYLGGWQGGEEVLGYLEEKGIDPASTTETFAAIRLDIDTRRWAGVPFYLRAGKRLGRRVTEIAVVFKRAPHLPFETSSELGQNAIVIRVQPDEGVTIKFGSKVPGTAMEVRDVTMDFGYGHAFTEASPEAYERLILDVLLGDPPLFPRHEEVERSWEILDPIEQHWATKGRPDQYRAGTWGPASADAMLARDGRVWRRP, encoded by the coding sequence GTGTCTAGGCCAGCGAAAGTGAGCCCCGACCACAACCCGCTGCGCGACCCGCGCGACCTGCGCCTTCCGCGCATCGCCGGGCCGTGCGGGCTGGTCATCTTCGGCGTCACGGGTGACCTCGCGCGCAAAAAGCTCATGCCCGCCGTCTACGACCTGGCGAACCGCGGCCTACTGCCGCCCGGGTTCGCGCTAACGGGTTTCGCGCGTCGCGAATGGGAGGACCAGGACTTCGCGGAGGTGGTCCACGAGGCCGTCAAGCAATACGCGCGCACGCCGTTTCGCGAATCCACCTGGAAGCAGCTAGCCGAAGGCATCCGCTTCGTGCAAGGCACCTTCGACGATCCCGCCGCGTTCGAACGCCTGAGCGAAACCGTCCACGAGCTCGATCGCGACCGCGGCACTCGCGGCAACCACGCCTTCTACCTGTCCGTTCCCCCTGGTTCGTTCCCGCTGGTGTGCAAGCAGTTGGCCGCATCCGGCCTGTCCAAGTCGCCGCAGGACGCCTGGCGGCGTGTCATCATCGAAAAACCATTCGGGCACGACCTGGAGTCATCGCGCGAACTCAACGACGTCGTCTCCGAGGTGTTTACGCCCGATTCCGTCTTCCGCATCGATCACTACTTGGGCAAAGAAACCGTCCAGAACCTGCTCGCGTTGCGCTTCGCAAACCAGTTGTACGAGCCCATCTGGAACGCTCACTACGTCGACCACGTGCAAATCACCATGGCCGAGGACATCGGCATTGGCGGCCGCGCCGGGTACTACGACGGCATTGGCGCTGCGCGCGACGTCATCCAAAATCACCTGTTGCAGCTCCTGGCGTTGACCGCCATGGAGGAACCCGTGTCGTTCGATGCGGAGGCCCTGGTTGCCGAAAAGCTCAAGGTGCTATCGGCGGTGCGGCTGCCGCGCGACCTGTCGCGGCACACCGCCCGCGGCCAGTATCTGGGCGGTTGGCAGGGCGGCGAGGAAGTCCTGGGATACCTCGAAGAGAAGGGCATCGACCCCGCCTCGACCACGGAGACCTTCGCCGCGATCCGCTTGGACATCGATACGCGGCGTTGGGCCGGGGTGCCGTTCTACCTGCGGGCCGGCAAGCGCCTGGGGCGCCGCGTCACCGAAATCGCGGTGGTCTTCAAACGCGCCCCGCACCTGCCGTTCGAAACGTCGTCCGAACTTGGGCAAAATGCGATCGTGATCCGCGTTCAACCCGACGAGGGGGTGACGATCAAGTTCGGTTCGAAGGTTCCCGGAACCGCCATGGAGGTCCGCGATGTCACCATGGACTTCGGCTATGGACACGCTTTCACCGAGGCGTCCCCCGAAGCATACGAACGGTTGATCTTGGACGTGCTGCTGGGTGACCCTCCCCTGTTCCCGCGCCACGAAGAGGTCGAACGATCGTGGGAAATCCTTGACCCGATCGAGCAGCATTGGGCAACTAAAGGTAGGCCGGATCAGTACCGTGCAGGCACGTGGGGGCCCGCCAGCGCCGACGCCATGCTAGCGCGCGACGGGCGCGTGTGGCGCCGCCCATAA
- a CDS encoding glucose-6-phosphate dehydrogenase assembly protein OpcA: MIVELAGTTAQVVAKRLVKLRDEGGAVALGRVLTLIVVAAADDVEIAVEAANAASREHPCRVIVVSPGDTESAPRLDAQIRVGGDAGASEVIILQAAGALIGHIDTLVIPLLLPDTPIVAWWPRELPASAAENAIADLAHAIITDSVNSADPRAVLESLRQAHRPQQTDLAWTRATVWRGLLAAALDQAPFEPVHGAVVEGDADHPSLDLIAAWLAQYLRAPVSIRRVDDAQAVTKVVLTRASGDIVISRPEGAVATLCQPDQPEHRISLPVRTLRECLAEELRRLDPDEVYGEVLTKGLARLDGWDKVPSVGK; the protein is encoded by the coding sequence ATGATCGTCGAACTAGCCGGCACAACGGCGCAGGTCGTGGCGAAGCGACTGGTGAAACTGCGCGACGAGGGCGGTGCCGTGGCGCTTGGCCGCGTGCTGACGCTCATAGTGGTCGCGGCCGCAGATGACGTCGAAATAGCAGTCGAGGCGGCCAATGCGGCCAGCCGCGAACACCCGTGCCGGGTCATCGTGGTCAGCCCCGGGGACACGGAATCCGCGCCGCGGCTCGACGCGCAGATCCGCGTGGGCGGCGACGCCGGGGCCTCCGAAGTGATCATTCTGCAGGCCGCCGGGGCGTTGATCGGGCACATCGACACCTTGGTGATTCCTTTACTATTGCCGGATACGCCCATTGTGGCTTGGTGGCCTCGTGAATTGCCCGCGTCCGCGGCCGAGAATGCGATCGCCGATTTGGCGCACGCGATCATCACGGATTCCGTCAATTCCGCGGACCCGCGTGCCGTGCTGGAAAGCCTGCGTCAGGCTCACCGACCCCAGCAAACGGACCTGGCGTGGACGCGGGCGACCGTGTGGCGCGGGTTGCTGGCGGCCGCGCTCGACCAGGCACCGTTCGAACCCGTCCACGGCGCGGTCGTGGAGGGCGACGCCGACCACCCCTCGCTCGATTTGATCGCCGCGTGGCTGGCCCAGTACCTGAGGGCGCCCGTGTCGATTCGGCGCGTCGACGATGCGCAGGCGGTCACGAAGGTCGTATTGACGCGCGCCAGCGGGGACATCGTCATCTCGCGCCCGGAAGGCGCCGTCGCCACGCTGTGCCAGCCCGATCAGCCCGAGCATCGTATCTCGCTTCCCGTCCGCACGCTCCGCGAATGCTTGGCCGAAGAACTGCGGCGGCTCGACCCGGACGAGGTCTACGGCGAGGTCCTGACGAAGGGTTTGGCGCGCCTAGATGGCTGGGACAAAGTACCGTCGGTAGGTAAGTAG
- the pgl gene encoding 6-phosphogluconolactonase: protein MTGSPLVVVHPDATTLADGVAARLLTRLLDIQSVRSPIHVVVTGGTLGIASLAAVARNPLVSAIDWSAVHFWWGDERYVPAGDPDRNEGQARAALLDFLVSSHGLPPRNVHVAPCFRDTVGVEEAALAYGSDLNEFAPVGGSLPSFDVLMLGVGPDAHVASLFPGHPGLSRTGITTGIEDSPKPPPLRITLTLDAINTAREVWLIASGASKADAVARALGSAPVDEAPAGHVHGTERTLWLVDAASLGE, encoded by the coding sequence ATGACCGGTAGTCCCCTTGTAGTTGTCCACCCGGATGCCACAACGCTGGCCGACGGCGTTGCCGCGCGGCTGCTGACCCGGCTGCTCGACATCCAGTCCGTCAGGTCCCCAATCCACGTCGTTGTGACGGGAGGGACCCTTGGCATAGCGTCGTTGGCCGCGGTCGCGCGCAACCCACTGGTGTCCGCGATCGATTGGTCTGCCGTGCATTTTTGGTGGGGGGACGAGCGCTACGTTCCGGCCGGGGACCCCGACCGCAATGAGGGCCAGGCCCGCGCGGCGCTGCTTGATTTCCTTGTTTCTTCCCACGGCCTGCCGCCCAGGAACGTGCATGTCGCGCCGTGCTTCCGCGACACCGTCGGTGTGGAAGAGGCCGCCCTTGCCTATGGGTCCGACTTGAACGAGTTCGCGCCGGTCGGCGGTTCCCTGCCGTCCTTCGACGTGCTGATGCTGGGCGTCGGCCCGGATGCCCACGTCGCTTCCCTGTTCCCGGGGCACCCGGGACTGTCGCGTACGGGTATCACTACGGGGATTGAAGACTCGCCCAAGCCGCCTCCCCTGCGTATCACCTTGACGCTTGACGCGATCAACACCGCTCGCGAGGTGTGGCTGATTGCCTCCGGCGCATCGAAGGCCGATGCGGTTGCCCGCGCCCTGGGCTCGGCGCCCGTCGACGAGGCTCCCGCCGGCCACGTCCACGGGACCGAGCGCACGCTGTGGCTGGTTGACGCCGCTTCGCTGGGCGAGTAG
- the secG gene encoding preprotein translocase subunit SecG — MGILLIVLQVIMLITSAFLVLLILLHKGKGGGLADMFGGGIAQSASSSGVAERNLNRITIGFSVVWFVSIVLVGLLQKFGY, encoded by the coding sequence GTGGGTATTCTGCTGATTGTGCTTCAGGTGATCATGCTCATCACCAGTGCTTTCCTTGTCCTCCTCATCCTGCTCCACAAGGGCAAAGGTGGCGGTCTTGCCGACATGTTCGGTGGCGGAATCGCTCAGTCTGCCAGCTCTTCCGGTGTCGCCGAACGCAACCTAAACCGAATCACGATCGGATTTTCGGTTGTCTGGTTCGTCTCGATCGTCCTAGTCGGGCTGTTGCAAAAGTTCGGGTACTGA
- the tpiA gene encoding triose-phosphate isomerase — protein MATRTPLIAGNWKLNLDHLEAVHQVQKLDFTLKDAKHDYSAVEVAVLAPFTDLRSIQTVVDADKMGVKYGAQDVSQHVSGAYTGEISPVFLAKLGVTFVAVGHSERRQYHGETDEIVAAKTKAALDHDLTPIVCVGEGLDIRKAGEHVAYTLAQVDGALAGLSAEEAAKIVIAYEPVWAIGTGEVATPADAQEVIGAIRGRLAELYDQSVADVVRVLYGGSVKSSSIVELMAEKDIDGGLVGGASLDPEEFARIASFYKVA, from the coding sequence GTGGCAACCCGTACGCCGCTCATCGCGGGCAACTGGAAGTTGAACCTCGACCACCTCGAGGCAGTCCACCAGGTGCAAAAGCTTGACTTCACGCTCAAGGACGCCAAGCACGACTACTCCGCAGTGGAGGTGGCGGTCCTTGCGCCGTTCACCGACCTGCGTTCGATCCAGACCGTTGTTGACGCCGACAAGATGGGTGTCAAGTACGGAGCGCAGGACGTTTCGCAGCACGTTTCTGGCGCCTACACCGGCGAAATTTCCCCCGTCTTCCTGGCGAAGTTGGGTGTGACCTTCGTTGCCGTCGGCCACTCGGAGCGTCGCCAGTACCACGGCGAGACCGACGAGATTGTCGCCGCGAAGACAAAGGCTGCCCTGGATCACGACCTGACACCGATCGTGTGCGTCGGAGAAGGCCTGGACATCCGCAAGGCCGGGGAGCACGTTGCCTACACGCTCGCCCAGGTTGATGGCGCGCTCGCCGGGCTTTCGGCCGAGGAAGCAGCCAAGATCGTCATCGCGTACGAGCCCGTCTGGGCCATCGGAACCGGTGAGGTCGCGACGCCCGCCGACGCACAGGAAGTCATTGGGGCGATCCGCGGCCGTCTGGCCGAACTGTACGACCAGAGCGTTGCCGACGTCGTGCGCGTGCTTTACGGCGGGTCCGTCAAGTCCAGCTCCATCGTCGAACTGATGGCGGAGAAGGACATCGATGGTGGTCTGGTCGGCGGCGCCAGCCTCGACCCCGAAGAATTTGCGCGCATCGCGAGCTTCTACAAGGTTGCCTGA
- a CDS encoding phosphoglycerate kinase, which translates to MAVKTIESLGDLRGKRVLVRSDFNVPLDGSTITDDGRIRAALPTIKTLIADGAKVILVAHLGRPKGTPDPKFSLAPVAARLSELLGQPVALASDLVGPSAHEVVAGLKDGDVALLENVRFDARETSKDEAERGALADELAALADAYVSDGFGVVHRKQASVYDIAKRLPAATGLLVLKEVESLKKATENPARPYVVVLGGSKVSDKLGVISNLLDKADRLLIGGGMAFTFLAAKGYSVGKSLLEADQIDTVKGYLATAAEKGVEIVLPVDVVVAPEFAADAPATVVAADAIPADQMGLDIGPESQKLFASKLADAKTIVWNGPAGVFEFASFAGGTRAVAQGIIDATKDGAFSVVGGGDSAAAVRILGFDEAGFSHISTGGGASLEFLEGKELPGIAVLES; encoded by the coding sequence GTGGCAGTAAAGACCATCGAGTCGCTCGGAGACCTACGCGGCAAGCGCGTTCTGGTCCGTTCAGACTTCAACGTTCCGCTCGACGGAAGCACCATCACGGACGATGGACGCATCCGCGCGGCGCTTCCGACCATCAAGACCCTGATCGCTGACGGCGCCAAAGTCATCCTGGTCGCACACCTGGGACGCCCGAAGGGCACGCCCGACCCGAAGTTCTCGCTGGCGCCCGTTGCCGCTCGCCTCAGCGAACTGCTAGGACAGCCCGTGGCGCTCGCCTCTGACCTGGTCGGTCCCTCCGCGCACGAGGTAGTCGCCGGACTCAAGGATGGCGACGTTGCGCTGCTCGAAAACGTGCGTTTCGACGCCCGCGAAACGTCCAAGGACGAGGCGGAGCGCGGGGCGCTGGCCGACGAGCTCGCTGCGCTGGCCGACGCCTACGTTTCCGACGGATTCGGCGTCGTGCACCGCAAGCAGGCGTCGGTCTACGACATCGCGAAGCGCCTGCCCGCGGCCACCGGCCTGCTGGTTCTCAAGGAGGTCGAATCCCTGAAGAAGGCAACCGAGAACCCCGCCCGTCCCTACGTCGTGGTGCTTGGTGGATCAAAGGTTTCCGACAAGCTCGGCGTTATTTCCAACCTGCTCGACAAGGCCGACCGCCTGCTCATCGGTGGCGGCATGGCGTTCACGTTCCTGGCCGCCAAGGGTTACTCGGTTGGAAAGTCCCTGTTGGAGGCCGACCAGATCGACACCGTCAAGGGCTACCTAGCGACCGCCGCCGAGAAGGGCGTAGAGATCGTGCTGCCCGTTGACGTTGTCGTTGCGCCCGAATTCGCAGCTGACGCTCCCGCGACCGTTGTTGCCGCCGACGCGATTCCCGCCGACCAGATGGGTCTGGACATCGGCCCCGAATCACAGAAGCTGTTCGCATCGAAGCTCGCCGACGCCAAGACTATCGTGTGGAACGGCCCGGCCGGAGTGTTCGAGTTCGCATCGTTTGCCGGTGGCACCCGCGCCGTCGCGCAGGGCATCATCGACGCCACGAAGGACGGCGCGTTCTCCGTCGTCGGTGGCGGCGACTCTGCTGCCGCAGTTCGTATCCTTGGCTTCGACGAGGCTGGTTTCTCGCACATCTCCACCGGTGGCGGCGCCTCGCTCGAGTTCCTTGAGGGCAAGGAACTGCCGGGAATCGCTGTTCTCGAATCCTGA
- the gap gene encoding type I glyceraldehyde-3-phosphate dehydrogenase, with product MTVRVGINGFGRIGRNFFRAIVASGADIEIVGVNDLTDNKTLAHLLKYDTVLGRLPLSVDYDDENIIVDGKKIRALEERDPANLPWAELGADIVIESTGFFTDATKAKAHIDGGAKKVIISAPAKNEDGTFVVGVNHTDYDPATQNVISNASCTTNCLAPVAKALNDAIGINKGLMTTVHAYTGDQNLQDGPHRDLRRARAAAQNIVPTSTGAAKAVALVLPELKGKLDGFALRVPVITGSATDLTFEASKDVTVDEVNAAVKAAAEGALKGTLEYTEDEIVSSDIVSNPHQSIFDAKLTRVSNGNLVKIVSWYDNEWGYSNSLVKLTEYVGARL from the coding sequence GTGACAGTTCGCGTCGGTATCAACGGCTTCGGCCGCATCGGCCGTAACTTCTTCCGCGCCATTGTGGCGTCGGGCGCAGACATCGAGATCGTCGGTGTTAACGACCTGACCGACAACAAGACGCTCGCACACCTGCTCAAGTACGACACCGTACTTGGCCGGTTGCCGCTGTCGGTGGACTACGACGATGAGAACATCATCGTTGATGGCAAGAAGATCCGCGCACTCGAAGAGCGCGACCCGGCAAACCTGCCCTGGGCCGAGCTGGGTGCCGACATCGTGATCGAGTCGACCGGCTTCTTCACCGATGCAACCAAGGCGAAGGCACACATCGACGGTGGCGCCAAGAAGGTCATCATCTCCGCCCCCGCCAAGAACGAGGACGGCACGTTCGTTGTCGGCGTGAACCACACCGACTACGACCCCGCCACCCAGAACGTGATCTCGAACGCTTCGTGCACCACGAACTGCCTCGCCCCCGTTGCCAAGGCGCTCAACGACGCCATCGGGATCAACAAGGGCCTGATGACCACGGTTCACGCCTACACCGGTGACCAGAACCTGCAGGATGGCCCGCACCGCGACCTGCGCCGTGCCCGCGCCGCTGCGCAGAACATCGTCCCGACCTCGACCGGTGCCGCCAAGGCTGTTGCCCTGGTTCTGCCCGAGCTCAAGGGCAAGCTGGACGGCTTCGCGCTTCGCGTTCCCGTTATCACCGGTTCGGCCACCGACCTGACGTTCGAGGCATCGAAGGACGTCACCGTCGACGAGGTCAACGCTGCCGTCAAGGCCGCCGCCGAGGGCGCGCTGAAGGGCACGCTGGAGTACACCGAAGACGAGATCGTTTCGTCGGACATCGTCTCCAACCCGCACCAGAGCATCTTCGACGCCAAGCTGACCCGTGTTTCCAACGGCAACCTGGTGAAGATCGTTTCCTGGTACGACAACGAGTGGGGCTACTCCAACAGCCTCGTCAAGCTGACCGAGTACGTTGGTGCTCGCCTCTGA
- the whiA gene encoding DNA-binding protein WhiA produces MALTGEVKEELARVHVDKVACRKAEVAATLRFSGGLHIISGRIVIEAELDCETASQRLRDAILEVYGHQSDLIVVSAGGIRRNARYVVRVVRDGETLARQTGLLDVRGRPVRGLPPQVVAGGREEIEAAWRGAFLAHGSLTEPGRSTALEVTCPGAEAAMALVGAARRLGISAKSREVRGVDRVVIREGDAIAQLLRAMGARTSLQAWQERRATREVRGTANRLANFDDANLRRSARAAVAASARVERAFEILGEDVPEHLREAGELRLAHREASLEELGQQANPPLTKDAIAGRIRRLLSTADRHASELGIPDTEESLSPELLDE; encoded by the coding sequence ATGGCTTTGACGGGTGAGGTGAAGGAAGAACTCGCGCGAGTTCACGTTGACAAGGTCGCATGCCGCAAGGCGGAAGTGGCGGCAACACTTAGGTTTTCCGGTGGTTTGCACATCATTTCCGGGCGGATCGTCATCGAGGCGGAACTTGATTGCGAGACGGCATCGCAACGGCTGCGCGACGCGATCCTGGAGGTGTACGGGCATCAATCCGACTTGATCGTGGTGTCCGCCGGCGGCATCAGGCGCAACGCCCGATACGTCGTGCGGGTCGTCCGCGACGGGGAAACCCTTGCCCGGCAGACCGGCCTGCTTGACGTGCGCGGACGCCCCGTGCGAGGTCTGCCGCCCCAGGTCGTCGCGGGCGGGCGCGAGGAAATCGAAGCGGCATGGCGCGGCGCGTTCCTGGCCCACGGCTCGCTGACCGAGCCCGGCAGGTCCACCGCCCTTGAAGTAACCTGCCCCGGCGCGGAAGCCGCAATGGCGCTGGTCGGCGCGGCGCGCCGCCTCGGAATCTCCGCCAAATCCCGCGAGGTGCGCGGCGTTGACCGCGTGGTCATCCGCGAGGGCGACGCGATCGCACAACTGCTTCGCGCGATGGGTGCCCGCACCTCCTTGCAGGCGTGGCAGGAACGCCGTGCCACGCGCGAGGTCCGCGGCACGGCCAACCGGCTCGCCAACTTCGACGACGCAAACCTGCGCAGATCCGCGCGGGCGGCCGTCGCCGCAAGCGCCCGCGTCGAACGAGCATTCGAAATCCTGGGCGAAGATGTCCCCGAACACCTGCGCGAAGCCGGCGAGTTGCGTTTGGCGCATCGGGAGGCCTCGTTGGAAGAATTGGGTCAGCAGGCCAACCCGCCCCTCACCAAGGACGCGATCGCCGGACGCATCCGCCGGTTGCTGTCCACGGCGGACCGCCACGCAAGCGAGCTTGGAATCCCCGACACGGAAGAGAGCCTGTCTCCGGAACTTTTAGATGAATAA